Within Cellulophaga sp. L1A9, the genomic segment AAAGCGCTTCTTATTTCCTTATTATATTCTCCTTCTATTGCTACCATGACATTTCTTTTTGATTTAGGCTAAATCAATATTATGGTTCAAATTTGATGTTTTAAAACGAAAATTTAAGAGCAGTATCTTTAACTGCTTTTTATCTATAGGTGAATGAACATAAACTGTCGATGAAGGAAATATAAACTACAATTTTCTTAAAAAAATCTAAGGCTATATAAACAAAAAAGGCAAAAAATATGAAAACTCATATTTTTTGCCTTTCTCAAATATCTGATACTAAGGAGTGTAAATCTAGATTTACTCTTCTTCTTTTACTTCTTCTTTAGTTTCTTCTTTTGCTTCAAAATCTGCTATTCCTTGCTCTTGAAGCATATTATACCATTGAATAACTTTCTTAATGTCACTGGCATATACTCTATCTTCATCATAATTAGGAAGTATTTCAAAAAAGTACTCTTCTAATTTTAACTTATCATCTTTGTGAGAAACCGGAGTTTTCTCCCCATTTTCTTTTTCTTGAATTTTTCTGAACACTTCTCGAAGCGGAATTTCTGCATCTAGTGTGTAAATCGCGATTTCCGAAAGAACACTTACATTGTTCTTAAAACCAACGGTTATTTTTTTACCATCTAATAATGATTCTGCTACAAAACCAGCTCTAGTCTGTGTTAATAATTTAAACAAACCTGGTTTTCCTCCTATGGATAAAATTTTATCTAAACTCATGTATTATTTTAATTTCTGGACAAATATTAAACTTTTACGCGTATAAAAAAACTAGATTACCTACCTTTTTTCATATCTGGAAAACGCATGCGATAATCTGCACTAATTTTTCCTTTTGAAATGTTACTCAATTTTCCTTTTAATAAACGCTTTTTTAGGCTCGATAGTTTATCTGTAAACAAAATTCCTTCAATATGATCATATTCATGTTGAATTACTCTGGCCAATAAACCTCCGTAGCTCTCACTTTTTTCATTAAAATTTTCATCTAAATAGGTAATCTTAATGGTTTCTTTTCTATTCACATCTTCGCGAATATCAGGAATACTTAAACACCCTTCATTAAAGTTCCACTCTTCTCCTGTTTCTTCCTCTATCTTAGCATTCACGAACACTTTCTTAAAGCCATCTAGTGCTTTTTGATCTTCTGGAGCTAAATCTTCATCCTCTGAAAATGGCGTTGTGTCTATAACAAATAAGCGAATAGGCAAGCCAATTTGTGGTGCTGCCAAACCAACGCCACTTGCATTATACATGGTTTCCCACATATTTTCGACTAAGGTTTCTAGTTTAGGATAGTCCTTTGCTATATCAGTTCCTACTTTTCGTAAAACTGGATCTCCGTAAGCGATAATTGGTAATATCATTTTATTAAATTCTGTTTAAATATGCTTGTAAAATAATTGTCGCACTAATCTCATCAACCAATGCTTTGTCTCTTCTCTGCTTCTTTTTTAAACCACTATCTATCATCGTCTGAAACGCCATTTTGGAGGTAAACCTTTCATCTTGGCGCTCAATTTTCATAGAAGGAAAACTAAGCTTCAACTTCTCTATAAATGGTAAAATCAAAGCTTCAGATTCTGAAACTTGATTATTCATTTGTTTTGGTTCTCCAACCACTATCAGCTCCACATTCTCGGTGGCGATATAGTTCTTTAAAAAATCAATCAATTCCTTTGTGGCTACAGTGGTTAATCCTGATGCAATAAGTTGTAACTCATCCGTAACAGCAATTCCTGTTCGCACTTTACCATAATCAATTGCAACAATCCTTGCCATTCATTTTATTTTTTACAAAAATAAAGGATAAATTGTTATAACTATAAATTAGCACGAATAATTAGTGTTTAGGACTTATATTTGAGGAAATTTTAGCGTAAAATGACGGAATTAAGAGAGCAAATAGAAAAAGCTTGGGATAACCGAGATTTATTGAAAGAAGAAAAGACACAAACTGCAATACGCTCAGTAATAGATTTATTAGATGAAGGTAAATTGCGTTGTGCAGAACCAACAACAGATGGTTGGCAAATAAATGAATGGGTTAAAAAAGCAGTAGTATTATATTTCCCTATTCAGAAAATGGAAACTCTTGAAGCTGGTATTTTTGAATACCACGATAAAATGCCTTTAAAAAGAGGATATAAAGAAAAAGGAATTCGTGTAGTACCAGGAGCTACGGCAAGACACGGAGCTTACATCTCTGCGGGTACTATTTTAATGCCTAGTTATGTAAATATAGGTGCATATGTAGACGAGGGTACTATGGTAGATACTTGGGCTACAGTTGGTAGCTGTGCTCAAATTGGTAAAAATGTACACCTTAGTGGAGGCGTTGGTATCGGTGGTGTTTTAGAGCCATTACAAGCCGCTCCTGTAATCATTGAAGACAATGTGTTTGTAGGTTCTAGATGTATTGTTGTAGAAGGCGTACGTGTAGAAAAAGAAGCTGTATTAGGTGCAAATGTTGTCCTTACAGCATCAACAAAAATTATTGATGTTACTGGAGATACTCCTGTTGAACGTAAAGGTTTAGTGCCTGCAAGATCAGTAGTTATCCCTGGGAGTTACACAAAAAAGTTTGCTGCAGGAGAATACAACGTTCCTTGTGCATTAATTATTGGTACGCGTAAAGAAAGTACAAATAAAAAGACCTCTCTAAACGATGCGCTTAGAGAATATGATGTTGCTGTATAAAATAACAACTAGATAAAATAGCGTAGTCTTCCATGGTTTTAATAGATCATGGAAGATTTTTTTTTGAAATCGTTTTCATATAAAAACCTTAAAATATTATTTATACAGGTCATTTTTTTTTAGGTTTGCCAACATATAAAAACGATTGTTCTTGTAACTATTTTACAAGTTTTAATAGATACTTTGATTATGAAAATAGTGATACTAGCTGCCGGAATGGGTTCAAGATTAGGAAACCCGTTTCCTAAACCTTTAACGCCTTTGGTGAATGGAAAAAGTATCATGCAAATGCAAGTAGATAATATAGATGCTTACTATTCTATTGATGATATTAGTGTAGTTGTAGGTTTTAAAAAAAACCTAATCATGGAGCGTTTTCCTGATTTAAGTTATATCTACAATCCTTTTTTTGACAATACAAATACCTCAAAAAGTTTATTAAAGGCTTTAAAAAAATTCAGAGATAAATCTGTACTTTGGATGAATGGCGATGTAGTATTTGATGAAAAACTATTTGACGTTTTGAGTCCATTTATCAAGAAGAAACAGTCTTTCGTTGCTGTAAACACAAGTAAAGTAGCTGATGAAGAGGTGAAATATACCTTAGAAAATGGGTTTATTAAAAAACTTTCAAAAACAGTTACAGGCGGTCTAGGTGAAGCCGTTGGGATTAATTATATCGCATCAAAAGACATCAATAGTTTTATTGCTAGATTAGAAGAATGTGACGCTAACGATTATTTTGAACGTGGTATTGAAATTGCCATAGAAAAAGATGGTTTGGAAGTGTGTGCTGTAGATATTTCTCAATACAATTGTATGGAAGTAGATTTTCAGGAAGATTTAGATAACGCCAATAAGCTACTGGAATAATGAAAACTGTTCTTTTTTGTCAGAATGCCTATGCTTTTGGAATTTTAGCACCCATTAGAGCTGTATTACAAAAGGAGAGTCATGAGTATATCTGGTATATATCACCTAAGTTATTAGATACATTTCCGTTCAAAAAAGAAAACTTTACGACTAGTATTTTAGACCTTCAATTATTTGAAAGCGATGCTATTTTTGCTCCTGGAAATGAAGTTCCGTATTATTTACGAGGGGTGAAAGTGCAAATATTTCATGGTTTGGCAGGAGAAAAAAAAGGGCATTTTAGAATCCGCCATTATTTTGATTTATACCTTACGCAAGGACCTTACTTTACTCAAAAATTTAATGCCTTTAAAGCGCAATACCAGAATTTTGAAGTTGTAGAAACGGGTTGGCCTAAATTAGATATTTACCGTTCAGAGGCTCATGATTATAGCACGGAAAAAGAAACGTTATTAAATAAATATAACACTGATAAGATTATTTTATATGCTCCTACCTTCTCTCCTAGCCTAACATCGGCACCTTATTTATTAGATCAAATTAAAGAGTTAGCATTAAATACAGGTTATCTTGTTTTAATAAAATTCCACGATTTAATGGATGTAAAGTGGATAGCCGCGTATAAAAAACTATCCGAAGAAATCCCTAATATCCTTTTTAAGGAAGACAAGAATATTATAAAATATCTATTACTAGCTGATTTGATGGTTAGTGATACCTCTTCCGTTATTTATGAATTTTTATTACTGAACAAACCTGTAATAACCTTTAAGAATATTTCTGAAAATATTCAATGGTTAGATGCTAAATCTTACGACAGCCTGACCGATAAAGTAAGAACGAGTATAGCAAATGATAGCTTCGCTTTACAAAGAAAAGAATTATGTGCGCAGTATCATCCGTATAACGATGGAAAATCGGCAGCGCGAATGGTGCAAACCACCAAAGAATATATTGCAAAGAATGGAGTGCCTAACGAAAGGAAGTTATCGTTTTTAAGAAGGAAAAAAATACGTAAAATCTTTGGCAAACCAACTAAAGACATATGTACAG encodes:
- a CDS encoding DUF5606 domain-containing protein gives rise to the protein MSLDKILSIGGKPGLFKLLTQTRAGFVAESLLDGKKITVGFKNNVSVLSEIAIYTLDAEIPLREVFRKIQEKENGEKTPVSHKDDKLKLEEYFFEILPNYDEDRVYASDIKKVIQWYNMLQEQGIADFEAKEETKEEVKEEE
- the def gene encoding peptide deformylase translates to MILPIIAYGDPVLRKVGTDIAKDYPKLETLVENMWETMYNASGVGLAAPQIGLPIRLFVIDTTPFSEDEDLAPEDQKALDGFKKVFVNAKIEEETGEEWNFNEGCLSIPDIREDVNRKETIKITYLDENFNEKSESYGGLLARVIQHEYDHIEGILFTDKLSSLKKRLLKGKLSNISKGKISADYRMRFPDMKKGR
- the ruvX gene encoding Holliday junction resolvase RuvX, giving the protein MARIVAIDYGKVRTGIAVTDELQLIASGLTTVATKELIDFLKNYIATENVELIVVGEPKQMNNQVSESEALILPFIEKLKLSFPSMKIERQDERFTSKMAFQTMIDSGLKKKQRRDKALVDEISATIILQAYLNRI
- a CDS encoding 2,3,4,5-tetrahydropyridine-2,6-dicarboxylate N-succinyltransferase, which translates into the protein MTELREQIEKAWDNRDLLKEEKTQTAIRSVIDLLDEGKLRCAEPTTDGWQINEWVKKAVVLYFPIQKMETLEAGIFEYHDKMPLKRGYKEKGIRVVPGATARHGAYISAGTILMPSYVNIGAYVDEGTMVDTWATVGSCAQIGKNVHLSGGVGIGGVLEPLQAAPVIIEDNVFVGSRCIVVEGVRVEKEAVLGANVVLTASTKIIDVTGDTPVERKGLVPARSVVIPGSYTKKFAAGEYNVPCALIIGTRKESTNKKTSLNDALREYDVAV
- a CDS encoding NTP transferase domain-containing protein, with the protein product MKIVILAAGMGSRLGNPFPKPLTPLVNGKSIMQMQVDNIDAYYSIDDISVVVGFKKNLIMERFPDLSYIYNPFFDNTNTSKSLLKALKKFRDKSVLWMNGDVVFDEKLFDVLSPFIKKKQSFVAVNTSKVADEEVKYTLENGFIKKLSKTVTGGLGEAVGINYIASKDINSFIARLEECDANDYFERGIEIAIEKDGLEVCAVDISQYNCMEVDFQEDLDNANKLLE
- a CDS encoding CDP-glycerol glycerophosphotransferase family protein produces the protein MKTVLFCQNAYAFGILAPIRAVLQKESHEYIWYISPKLLDTFPFKKENFTTSILDLQLFESDAIFAPGNEVPYYLRGVKVQIFHGLAGEKKGHFRIRHYFDLYLTQGPYFTQKFNAFKAQYQNFEVVETGWPKLDIYRSEAHDYSTEKETLLNKYNTDKIILYAPTFSPSLTSAPYLLDQIKELALNTGYLVLIKFHDLMDVKWIAAYKKLSEEIPNILFKEDKNIIKYLLLADLMVSDTSSVIYEFLLLNKPVITFKNISENIQWLDAKSYDSLTDKVRTSIANDSFALQRKELCAQYHPYNDGKSAARMVQTTKEYIAKNGVPNERKLSFLRRKKIRKIFGKPTKDICTGPKKEKISALVITYNEEEHINGVLENLQFADEIIVVDSFSTDTTIEKIKAFKNIHLIQRPFKDFTDQKAYALAQAKHNWVLFIDADERLTDALKNEVLKTVNSDQKKAAAYYFLRIFMFEKQRMRFTGTQSDKNYRLFQKSKVKFDTTKTVHETLLVDGESKVLKNKLIHYSYNNYEEFKNKRLKYTSMQAKELLAKNKKPTAFHFVIKPAFRFFKHYVIGLGFLDGKKGIILSYLMALGIHNRYSELKKLRKEKQL